One part of the Solanum dulcamara chromosome 8, daSolDulc1.2, whole genome shotgun sequence genome encodes these proteins:
- the LOC129901604 gene encoding alcohol acyltransferase 9 — translation MSSFLVKEAVLITPSEPTPIQVLPLSALDSQLFLRFTIEYLLVYKPSRHVLDKSATVNRIKTALGRALVPYYPLAGRVRARTNGSAGLEVVCRAQGAAFIQAASDLTAKGFEGAPRHKTQWRKLLSLQVADVLKGAPALVIQLTWLSDGSATLGVGFNHCLCDGIGSAEFLNLFAELATGKQKLFTEFKPQPVWNRYLMDPKPYNKLYQQKSTNHPEFKKVADLCGFDSRFSQERLAPTSVTFDRSRVGELKKLLTYSQSSCTSFEVLSAHIWKSWATSLNLPAHQTVKLLFTINIRNRVKPSLPIGYYGNGFVLGCAQASAKDLFEKGLGYAAGLVKRAKDRVDDEYVREVVESVSSSGTSPDSVGVLIMSQWSKLGLEKIDIGMGRPVEVGPVCCDRYCILLPVYDQKDSVKVNVAVPTSAVDKYLHLLNTIGT, via the coding sequence ATGTCAAGCTTTCTTGTAAAAGAAGCTGTTTTAATCACCCCTTCAGAGCCAACCCCAATACAAGTTCTACCACTTTCCGCTTTGGATTCTCAGCTCTTTTTGCGCTTCACCATCGAATATTTGCTGGTTTACAAGCCCTCACGCCATGTATTAGATAAATCGGCTACAGTGAACCGCATCAAGACTGCACTTGGTCGAGCCCTGGTTCCTTACTATCCCTTAGCCGGGAGAGTCAGGGCTCGAACCAATGGCTCCGCAGGCCTAGAGGTGGTCTGTCGAGCTCAGGGTGCGGCTTTCATACAAGCCGCCTCCGATCTCACGGCAAAAGGATTTGAAGGAGCTCCCCGGCATAAAACGCAGTGGCGGAAGCTCTTATCGTTACAAGTGGCCGACGTCCTCAAAGGGGCCCCAGCCTTAGTTATCCAGCTGACGTGGCTCTCCGATGGATCCGCAACGTTAGGGGTCGGGTTTAATCATTGTCTCTGTGATGGAATTGGTAGTGCTGAGTTCCTCAATTTGTTCGCTGAGTTAGCTACTGGTAAGCAAAAATTATTCACAGAGTTTAAGCCCCAACCAGTATGGAATCGTTATCTCATGGACCCAAAACCGTATAATAAGCTTTATCAACAAAAATCGACAAATCATCCAGAGTTTAAGAAAGTTGCCGATCTTTGTGGATTTGATTCTCGATTTTCTCAAGAAAGGCTCGCACCCACTTCAGTCACATTCGACAGGAGCAGAGTAGGCGaattaaagaaattattaaCATACAGCCAGTCCTCGTGCACTTCGTTTGAAGTCCTCTCTGCTCATATATGGAAGAGTTGGGCAACATCATTAAATTTACCGGCCCACCAAACAGTAAAACTATTGTTTACCATAAACATACGGAACCGAGTGAAGCCGAGCTTGCCCATTGGTTACTACGGAAATGGTTTCGTCCTGGGATGCGCTCAAGCTTCTGCGAAAGACTTGTTTGAAAAGGGGTTGGGATATGCAGCTGGGTTAGTGAAAAGAGCAAAGGATAGAGTAGACGATGAGTACGTGAGAGAGGTGGTGGAATCGGTGAGTTCGAGTGGAACGAGTCCAGACTCAGTCGGTGTGTTGATAATGTCACAATGGTCAAAACTGGGATTAGAGAAAATTGACATAGGAATGGGGAGGCCTGTTGAGGTAGGGCCAGTTTGCTGTGATAGGTACTGTATATTATTGCCAGTGTATGATCAGAAGGATTCTGTGAAGGTAAATGTTGCGGTCCCTACTAGTGCGGTTGACAAATACTTGCATCTTTTAAACACCATTGGCACCTGA